A part of Osmerus mordax isolate fOsmMor3 chromosome 10, fOsmMor3.pri, whole genome shotgun sequence genomic DNA contains:
- the LOC136950705 gene encoding sodium channel protein type 4 subunit alpha A-like produces MATLLPPTGSDAFRRFTPDSLAEIERLMEKRKRDAEVKGYVDMGPLAPSKDLEAGKSLPMIYGDAPAEVLNTPLEDLDPFYKTQKTFIVITKGNTIFRFNAEPACYILSPFSLVRRGAIKILIHSYPFLN; encoded by the exons ATGGccaccctgctccctcccaCAGGCAGCGATGCGTTCCGCCGCTTCACCCCGGATTCGCTGGCGGAGATCGAGAGGCTCATGGAGAAAAGGAAAAGGGATGCGGAAGTGAAGGGTTACGTCGACATGGGGCCCTTGGCTCCGAGCAAGGATCTGGAGGCAGGCAAAAGCCTGCCCATGATCTATGGAGATGCTCCCGCAGAGGTGCTCAACACACCTCTGGAGGACTTGGACCCCTTCTACAAAACACAGAAG ACTTTCATTGTGATCACCAAAGGAAACACAATCTTCAGGTTCAATGCTGAACCAGCTTGCTACATTCTAAGCCCCTTTAGTCTTGTTAGAAGAGGAGCCATCAAAATTCTCATACATTCATATCCTTTTTTAAACTAA